Within Ignavibacteriota bacterium, the genomic segment ATGCACAGCGTGTCGTTGAACGACCGCAGACATGCGGCCGGATCGCTGTTCGCCGCCATGGAGGCACGCAGCAGCGTGCGGCACACCGACATGAAGAGCGCGGCCGGTACACCCTTGCCGGATACGTCGCCTATCGCGATGGCCCAGCGGCCGTCGTCCAGGGGAATGTAATCGAAGTAATCGCCGCCTATGATACGCGCGGGCACATACACGCCGCCGATGTCGTACGAATCCACGACCGGGGCCGTCGCGGGCATGAGACTGCGCTGTATTCCCGCGGCGACACGCATCTCGGCCTCGAGTGCGGCGAAGGAGGCCTCCTCCTCGCTGAGCCGCGCGTTCTCTATCACCTGCGCCGACTGCATCCCGACTATCGCGAGCAGCCGCTGGTCGTCGTCGTTGAACGGACCGTCCTTCTTGTTGTACAGTGCAAGAATGCCGATCAGCCGGCCCTTCACAAGCAGGGGGACGGCGAGCAGCGAACGCAGGTGCTCGTCCCACACCACGCCGGTGAATCGCGGGTCGTTCCGCGGATCGTCGATGCGCAGCGGTTGAAGCGCGTTGAGCATCCACCCCAGCAGCGCCTGCTGCACGTGATACGGCGACTGCGGCGCGGACTTGTTCACGCTGCGCACCAGGGTCTTCAGCGGATCCGACTGCTCCTTCTCGAGCAATGATATCACGCCCTGCTCCGCCGTGAGACGCCGCACCGAACGATGCACGATGATCTGTATGATCTCGGCCGATGATTGCACACCGCCGATCTGCTCCGCCAGTCCGTTCAGGAACACGAGCTCCTCGACGGTCTGACGCAAGTCCGCGATTTCCCTTTCCAAATGCTGAAGGTGACGCGATGCGTCGCTCATCGTCTCCCGATAACTCCGCGGTTGATGGGTGAATGTGGCATCTTGGACGGCGTCTATTGCGGCATTCCGCATCGCGGAGCGATGGGAAGCGAGGTGCTTGTAACGTATCGGCGACGGGCCGGTACTGCCGGGCTATGTCGCCTGATGCGTGGGATGTGAATGTACAGCCAATGTGACGCATGATAGCAATCAGGCGATGGAAAAACAAGCGCAAGATATTCTTCTCCGATATTCTCACACTGTCGTTTGCATCACGCCCCGAAGTTTGCGATCTTGTTCTATGGACTAGCGCGGACCCGGCTCCGCGCGCTGCAGATCGCATCCGTTGCGGCAGGGATCCCGTGTTCGGGAATCGGTACAACCTCGCCGCTCACGCCGGCCGGTCTCCGCGGGAACAATCGACGCGAGAATCGGTGCTTGACGGAGGATGCAGGCAACTGCAATTGTCCATAGCGGACGCGCGACCGGCTCTGAAGCCGGCACGCGAGACAACTATGAAGCAGAGGCCTCCAACCGCGGGTATGGCGTCGCTTCCATTGCACACCTTCAGCTTACCGACGTTATGCACGGTTCCGGATTCAACGGATGATTGCGCTGCATCTCTCGTTCCACAACGGCTCGCCCGTTGTATGGGCCGAGCGGGGCGGCCGGCCGATTTTCCGGCACGACCAACACCGCCGTGGCCGTGGTCAATACCCCTTCGATCCGGGCTTCTACGGTCTGCGCGACATGTTGCGCCGCGTGGCTCCCGGACTCGAAACCGGCAAGGGCAACGTGACACAGACAGTGGCGTGGCTCCCGACGGACGGGAATCTGCCGTACCACTCCACGCCGGTGCTTGGGAAGAATCCCGCGCCGCAGCGCCCGCCGGAGCTGCGGCCATGGCGCGTCACCTCGCGCGTGCTCACACTGCCCGAGCTTCTCACGCTGGTGGAAAACCTCGCGGGAGATTCCTTCGTCGGCACGGGTATCGTGCCCGATGAGGGCCTGCTCTGGGTAGATGCGCTGCTGCGTCTATCGATCGAAACCGTGGTGCGGGAACGTGTTCTGCCGGGACTTGTCATGCAGAACGACCGCTGGGAGGCGCGCTGGTCGCCGATCCCCGACGACGAAATGGAGGAGGCCCGCGCAGCGATCGCATCCACCATGCCGCCCGTGTGCCGCTGCATCACGGATCCGCAGGAGGCGCCGCCCGAGATATCGGCGTCACATCTTGTCGCCCGCCTGCACGCGCAGTGGGTCGACACGCTGTGCCGCGACGGCAACGCACCGTTGCGCATCATCGACAAACGCACGCGTCGCGGGAGACGCGATCCCGTGAGCCTGCACGACGCGTGGCTGACCGCGCTCATCGCGCGCAACGCGCAGGTGCGCTGGGCCAGCAACGACGAACTCGCGTCCTTCGCCTCGCAGATCGCGCAGTGGCAGCGTCCAGTGGAGCTGCTCACCAAATCGCCGCTGCGCTTCTGCCTCCGGCTCAGTGAACCCTCGAGCGCCGACGCGCACGCCTTCGGGTGGAATGTCGAATATCTTCTGCAGCTCAAACAGGATCCCGAGAATCTCATCCCTGTCGCGGATTGCTGGTCGGGTCGCGTGCGTGATGCGCGCCTGAAGGAACTTGGCGGCGCCGTGACCGAATTTATTCTGTTTTCCCTCGGCCAGGCGGCGGGATTGAGCCCCTCCGTCGCCGCGAGTCTCAAGAGCCGCAATCCTTCGGGCTTCTCGCTCGACACGGGAAGCGCGCTCGCCTTCATGCGCGAGGAGGCGCAGTCGCTGCGCGAGGCGGGGTTCTCGGTGACGCTGCCCGAATGGTGGACGGGCGCCGGTACGGAACAATCGCTGCGTATCAGTGTGCAGGCATCGAGTCCGTCGGGACGCGCCAAGGGCGGACTCTCGCTTGACGCGCTCTTCGACTGCAAGCTCGCGCTCTCGCTTGGCGGTGACGTGCTCGAGGAGCGCGAAATGCGCGCCCTCGCATCGATGAAGGCCCCGCTCGTCAAGCTGCGCGGCACCTGGGTCGAGATCAATCCCGAACAGCTCCGCGCCGCATTGCGCATGCTCGAACAACCCACCAGCTCGCTGTCGGGACGCGAGGTGCTCCGTCTGGCGCTCGGCGCCGAGGCGAAACATCACGGACTGCAGGTCGACGGCGTGGTGTCGGACGGCTGGATGAAGGATCTGCTCGCGGCGATGACGGGACGCGCGGAGTTCAC encodes:
- a CDS encoding SpoIIE family protein phosphatase is translated as MSDASRHLQHLEREIADLRQTVEELVFLNGLAEQIGGVQSSAEIIQIIVHRSVRRLTAEQGVISLLEKEQSDPLKTLVRSVNKSAPQSPYHVQQALLGWMLNALQPLRIDDPRNDPRFTGVVWDEHLRSLLAVPLLVKGRLIGILALYNKKDGPFNDDDQRLLAIVGMQSAQVIENARLSEEEASFAALEAEMRVAAGIQRSLMPATAPVVDSYDIGGVYVPARIIGGDYFDYIPLDDGRWAIAIGDVSGKGVPAALFMSVCRTLLRASMAANSDPAACLRSFNDTLCIEEHGSLFITMLLGVLDPAEHTFTYASGGHDSPLLLSADGGAMLLPKPDGMLLGVFPHVEFSTHTVRVAPGDALVCYTDGVTEVVDSGQRMFGVEGMMDALPHLRTHGARALLDALTSRIDTFADPISSRDDLTAVVIQRV
- a CDS encoding DEAD/DEAH box helicase — translated: MIALHLSFHNGSPVVWAERGGRPIFRHDQHRRGRGQYPFDPGFYGLRDMLRRVAPGLETGKGNVTQTVAWLPTDGNLPYHSTPVLGKNPAPQRPPELRPWRVTSRVLTLPELLTLVENLAGDSFVGTGIVPDEGLLWVDALLRLSIETVVRERVLPGLVMQNDRWEARWSPIPDDEMEEARAAIASTMPPVCRCITDPQEAPPEISASHLVARLHAQWVDTLCRDGNAPLRIIDKRTRRGRRDPVSLHDAWLTALIARNAQVRWASNDELASFASQIAQWQRPVELLTKSPLRFCLRLSEPSSADAHAFGWNVEYLLQLKQDPENLIPVADCWSGRVRDARLKELGGAVTEFILFSLGQAAGLSPSVAASLKSRNPSGFSLDTGSALAFMREEAQSLREAGFSVTLPEWWTGAGTEQSLRISVQASSPSGRAKGGLSLDALFDCKLALSLGGDVLEEREMRALASMKAPLVKLRGTWVEINPEQLRAALRMLEQPTSSLSGREVLRLALGAEAKHHGLQVDGVVSDGWMKDLLAAMTGRAEFTLLEQPPGMHGLLRPYQQRGFSWLAFLRRWGLGACLADDMGLGKTVQTLALVQREREKGEKRPVLLVCPTSVVSNWQKEAEKFTPDLPVMIHHGPDRERSQAFLKAAAKHAMVVSSYGLLQRDVEILSKISWAGLVLDEAQNIKNPRTLQHRAARTISADYRIALTGTPVENHVGDLWAIMDVLNPGLLGSQGSFIETYQRPIQRWRDPDAATRLKRVTGPFLLRRLKTDRSIIADLPEKMEMKVYCTLTREQAGLYQAVLDEMDERLGASKGIQRRGYVLAALTKLKQVCNHPAHFLGDASALDGRSGKLARLTEMLAEVRELNEHTLVFTQFAEMGGLLQKHIEEQFGEEPLFLHGAVPKAKRDAMVARFQEDQDAPKVFVLSLKAGGLGLNLTRATHVIHFDRWWNPAVENQATDRAFRIGQTRDVQVHKYIVAGTLEERIDALIERKVGITEQVVGAGEQWLTELSDDELRALLQLGGDAVGD